In Papaver somniferum cultivar HN1 chromosome 9, ASM357369v1, whole genome shotgun sequence, the genomic stretch TTGTCCACATATGGATAACCACGTATTCGCTTCTTTtagatcattcttttctttcctcTCCATTTTTTCTATATAAGAAGGTATCACTTCTGAATTCTCTCAAGTTCATTCACTAATTAAGATAGCAAACAAAATGGTGTACAGAAATGCTTCCATGCAAGACGACACAATTCGTAAAGGTCCTTGGGTTGAAGAGGAAGACGAGCGGTTAGCCATGTTCGTAACTATTATGGGTGATCGTCGATGGGATTCTATAGCAAAAGCTTCAGGTATTGATTATAGATAGAACATGAATAAACAAGTGTGGTATTTGAAAATTTTAATTAATCATGTCTAACATGGACTTAATGAATGTTAACTTTTCGTGCTGCAGGACTTAAGAGGAGTGGAAAAAGTTGCAGACTTCGATGGATGAATTATCTGCGCCCGGATCTTAAACATGGTCAGATGACTATCGAAGAAGAGCATATGATTCTTCAACTTCATGAACGCTGGGGCAACAAGTAAGCATCCAAATGAATTTAACACTTCGTTCATCTCGTAGGTTTCATTGTTTCTTATTCTCAACTAAAACGAGTGAATTTTTTTCCTTAGGTGGTCGAGAATTGCTCGTAGGTTGCCAGGAAGAACTGATAATGAGATTAAAAACTACTGGAGAACTCATCTGAGAAAGAGAGCTCAAGAACAAGAACAAGGTAGACATAGTTACATATATACACATACACACACGCATATATATAGTTCTTAACCACACACTATACTGTAACTTTTGTCTTGTTTTTCCTCAACAGAGAAGGTGCAAAGAGAGATAGAAATTGCCATGAGCAGTAAGCCAGAAAAGACTATGCTAAGACAAGATAGTGATTTAAGCTCTCAATCAACTACTACCTATGAATCTAGTAATGGGTCTGGTGAGGACAATAAGATGACGATGTCAGAGGATGTCTTTGTTTCTTCGGATTACCCATTTACAATGTCACCTTATGAAAGTCGGTTATCAGATTGGATATCGGGATCATCCTCAAACAACCAAACAGATACGTTTAAAGATCAGAATGTGAGCAGTGTTGAGGATTCTTGGTTCCGTTACCCAGCAGCTGGAGAGACTGATGGTATATGGGGAAATTGTTCAGCCACTCTCTGGAACTGGTAGTGAAGTTGGAGTACCCCATGAGAATATTGAGAACTGAATTTGAGTGAGAACGTCAAATTTAATCATTtttgtaattaaaaaaaaaaaaaaaactgaagacGAGCTCCAAGATTCTAACGTAGTAAATGATTATGAATCTCATGTTGTTGGTGACCAACTTCACTTGTACTTTATCTTTATTAACCTTCTTGAATTGACATGTTTCATTTCAGCTGCTTGTTCTTGCAAGAATCTATTATGGtttcatttttttaatatttaattgGAAGCCCATAACCTGGTGTTTGTAGAGACTAGTTCCGGACATGAAAAGTAACAAAAGAAGACTATTCAAACATGTTACGATAACGACTGGTGACATGGGGGACCAAGAAGTGCCATAAGAATGACAAGATAAAAAGAATAATGATTATCAAATCTATAAACATCTTAAAAGTTGATAAAGACAGTATATATAAGATAATCAAagtaaaagattgaaaaattgtattgatgAGTTATCAAAGATACGTAACAAAGTACTCTGTCAGAATAGTTATATAGCTGACCAGAGAGTATTAGACACGTATACAGACGATACAGGTTACAGACTAAACGGTTACACCTAGTAATACAAGTACACACATATAAAAGATAAGGGCAGACTCCTTATCATACAAATTAACTCTTATACTCCCCCTCAAGCTCAGTATGCTGAAAGAACATGAGCTTGGAAACCAAAGAATTAAAGAGATCAGAAGACAGGCCCTTTGTAAAGATGTCAACAAGCTGATGTAGAGAAGGAACAAATTTAATCACCAAAAACTTGGACACAACAAGATCTCTAAGAAAGTGGTAATCAATCTGCACATGTTTAATTCTTTCATGAAACACAGGATTGCAGGCAAGACTAGAAGCACTCTTGTTATCACAGTATAGAGAAAATGGTTGATGTAGAGTAATACCTAACTCCTTCAGAAGATATGAGAGCCAAAGAAGTTCAGCTGATGTATTTGCCAAGGCTTTATACTCTGCTTCTGCTGAACTTCTGGAAACTGTAGGATGCTTTTTTAGAAGCCCATGAGATTAAAGAACTGCCTAGAAAAATACAATAATCAGATGTGCTTCTCCTTGTGTCTGGCATGCAGCCCAGTCAGAATCTGAATAAGCTGATATAGAAGATAAATCAGATGACCCTAATGTGATTCCAGAGCCCAAACTACCTTTTAAGAATCTAAATATTCTTTTAACTAACTTCAAGTGTGCAGTGGTTGGTTGATGCATAAATTGGGATACATAACTGACTGCATAAGTTATGTCAGGTCTTGTCATGGTCAAATACTGCAAACCACCTACTAGACTTCTATATAGTAGAGGATTATGAAGAAGATCACCATCATAAAGAGAAGATCTAGCACCCTTTGAAACTGGAGTGGCACTGGGCTTGCAATCAACCATGTCTGCTTTCTTAAGAAGGTCAAGAGTGTACTTGTTTTGAGTTAACAACATGGTGGAGTTACTGAAATTCCTGGTAACTTCTATACCCAAAAAGTAGTGCAAATCCcctaaatctttcatcttgaattcAGAACCAAGATAGGTAGTGAGTGCTgagagaagagaggaagaactTCTTGTTAaaatgatatcatccacatacaagagGAGAAACATCATACCAACAGAAGAATTGAAGATGAAAAGAGAATGATCACACTTGGATTGTTTAAAACCATAAGAAATCAAGCTGCTGCTGAATTTTTGAAACCATGCCCTTGGCGCCTGTTTCAACCCATAGAGTGACTTCTTTAAGTGACACACATAATTCTCTTTCCCTGGCAATTTAAacccttcaggttgttccatgaaAACACACTCATTCAAATTACCATGTAAAAAAGCATTGGATACATCCAATTGCTTCACTTCCCATCCCCTTGAAATAGCAATTGTTAAAACAGTTTTAATTGTTGGTGTTTTAACCACTGGACTGTAAGTTTCAGAGTAATCCACTCCATCTAACTGATCATACCCTTTAGCCACTAGTCTTGCTTTACATCTCTCAACTGTCCCATCTGCCTTCATCTTAACTTTATATACCCATTTGCAACCCAACACATTCATACCAGGATGATATGGAACATAATCCCAGGTGTCATTATCTCTTAAGGCAGTATGTTCTTCCTTCATTGCAGTAGCCCATAAAGGAATCTTAATGGCACTTTTAAAGGACTTAGGTTCAGTTATATGCAGTAATGAGGTAAAAGCAGCATCAATTGGGTGCATAACATGATGATTTGTGACATAATCAGGAAATTGCTTCTTCTTAGAGGTTCCAACTTTTGATCTGGTAAACATTACAGTAGGAACAGAAGTAGAAGTTTGACAATTGTCAGGAGGGAGAGATAGACACAGGACTAGCAGTAGTTGAAGAGGTGACTGAAGTGTCAGAAGGAGCAGAAAGTTGTTTAGGGGAAAAGGGAAAACATGTTTCATCAAATATAACATGTCTAAAAGTATATATTTTACCAGAAGCATTATCATAGCATCTATATCCCTTATGAGATGAATTGTAACCAATAAAAGTGCACAATGTAGACTTAGGACTCAATTTATCAGCCCTATATGCACCTAAGTATGGATAACAACAAGAGCCAAAAACTTTAAGAAATGAGTAATCAGGAGGTTTAGAAAATAAAACTTCAAAAGGAGAATGAAATTGAAGA encodes the following:
- the LOC113311973 gene encoding transcription factor MYB27-like; protein product: MVYRNASMQDDTIRKGPWVEEEDERLAMFVTIMGDRRWDSIAKASGLKRSGKSCRLRWMNYLRPDLKHGQMTIEEEHMILQLHERWGNKWSRIARRLPGRTDNEIKNYWRTHLRKRAQEQEQEKVQREIEIAMSSKPEKTMLRQDSDLSSQSTTTYESSNGSGEDNKMTMSEDVFVSSDYPFTMSPYESRLSDWISGSSSNNQTDTFKDQNVSSVEDSWFRYPAAGETDGIWGNCSATLWNW